A DNA window from Verrucomicrobiota bacterium contains the following coding sequences:
- a CDS encoding DUF1080 domain-containing protein: MTKPNWPFSVTFFTLTRLLLVCFTWTLLLPGQALADEPNQLTEAEKKAGWKLLFDGKTTQGWRSFKKQTFPQQGWIVEDGWLKKVANVRPGDIISQEQFTDFELEWEWRLAPKANNGLKYFITEERSSPVGHEYQMWDDLERPINKSSTAGFYAVLPPLDKKSRKPAGEINRSRILVQGNHVEHWLNGEKVLEYELGSEAVMAGVATSKFKNVSGFGTKIKGHILLTDHRDEAWYRNIKIRELPAR; encoded by the coding sequence ATGACAAAACCCAATTGGCCGTTCTCGGTAACCTTTTTCACTTTGACCAGGTTGCTGCTGGTTTGCTTTACATGGACGCTCCTTTTGCCAGGCCAAGCCCTCGCCGATGAACCGAACCAGCTCACCGAGGCTGAGAAAAAGGCCGGGTGGAAACTCCTCTTCGACGGCAAGACCACCCAAGGCTGGCGGAGTTTCAAGAAGCAAACCTTCCCGCAACAGGGATGGATCGTCGAGGACGGCTGGCTCAAGAAAGTCGCCAACGTGCGTCCTGGCGACATCATCAGTCAGGAGCAATTCACGGATTTCGAGTTGGAATGGGAATGGCGCCTGGCGCCGAAGGCGAACAACGGGCTGAAATATTTCATCACGGAAGAACGCTCCTCCCCCGTCGGCCACGAATACCAGATGTGGGACGACCTCGAACGGCCCATCAACAAGAGCAGCACGGCGGGGTTTTACGCCGTGTTGCCGCCGCTGGATAAGAAATCCAGAAAACCCGCCGGGGAAATCAATCGCTCACGCATTTTGGTCCAGGGCAATCACGTCGAACACTGGCTCAATGGCGAGAAAGTTTTGGAATACGAGCTCGGAAGCGAAGCAGTCATGGCCGGCGTAGCCACGAGCAAGTTCAAGAATGTCTCCGGCTTCGGCACCAAGATCAAAGGCCACATTCTCCTGACCGATCACCGCGATGAAGCGTGGTATCGCAATATCAAGATCCGCGAACTGCCGGCCCGATGA